The following proteins come from a genomic window of Neptunomonas concharum:
- a CDS encoding DEAD/DEAH box helicase, giving the protein MSLDDQPAFSELGLAAPLLQVLQEIGYETPSPIQAASIPHLLEGRDLLGQAQTGTGKTAAFALPLMSRIDIKKTTPQLLVLAPTRELAIQVAEAFQTYARHIKNFHVLPIYGGQAYDGQLRQLRRGVHVIVGTPGRVMDHIRRGSLVLDDLQALVLDEADEMLRMGFIDDVDWILEHTPATRQIALFSATMPSAIRRLALQHLKNPEEIKIASKTATATTIKQRYWRVSGLHKLDALTRILEMQQFDAMLVFVRTKSATIELAEKLTARGYACEALNGDVSQQLRERTVERLKQGKLDILVATDVVARGLDVERISHVLNYDIPYDTESYVHRIGRTGRAGREGEAILFVSPREQRMLRMIEQATRQKIEPMDLPSAADINTKRIDRFKQQISDVLDNKDISQFLDLLTEYQHEHDTDPMHIAAALAALLQGQTPLLINEKEIRSPKGFEDRPPREKGERPARKRREGPESDIEMQRYCLSVGREHGVKPGNIVGAIANEADIESRYIGHIDIREKATFVDLPAGLPKEVEALLQKAMVCGQRLSIKKVDGASKPSRSSRPSNKGPRTKKPRKKD; this is encoded by the coding sequence ATGTCACTAGACGACCAGCCCGCTTTTTCAGAATTGGGCTTGGCCGCTCCTTTGTTGCAAGTGCTTCAAGAGATCGGCTACGAAACACCTTCGCCAATTCAGGCTGCCAGTATTCCACACCTTTTGGAAGGTAGAGACCTGCTAGGACAAGCACAGACAGGTACCGGAAAAACGGCTGCATTTGCATTACCATTAATGTCACGTATCGACATTAAAAAAACGACGCCACAACTACTCGTGCTAGCACCGACACGAGAATTGGCTATTCAAGTCGCGGAAGCCTTTCAAACTTATGCCCGTCATATCAAAAACTTTCATGTACTGCCTATTTATGGCGGTCAGGCATATGACGGACAGTTAAGACAATTGCGTCGTGGTGTACATGTTATTGTTGGCACACCGGGTCGCGTTATGGATCACATCCGTCGCGGTTCCCTAGTTCTGGACGACCTGCAGGCATTAGTACTGGATGAAGCCGACGAAATGCTACGCATGGGCTTCATTGACGACGTTGACTGGATTTTAGAGCACACACCTGCAACACGACAAATTGCATTATTTTCGGCAACAATGCCATCAGCTATTCGCCGCCTTGCCCTACAGCATCTTAAAAACCCTGAAGAAATTAAGATTGCCAGCAAGACTGCAACAGCCACGACTATCAAGCAACGCTACTGGCGCGTTAGCGGTCTCCACAAGTTGGATGCTCTGACTCGTATTTTAGAGATGCAACAGTTCGACGCCATGCTTGTTTTTGTTCGTACGAAATCAGCAACTATCGAACTGGCCGAAAAGCTGACAGCACGAGGCTACGCTTGTGAAGCACTTAACGGCGATGTATCTCAGCAACTTCGAGAGCGTACGGTTGAACGACTGAAGCAAGGAAAACTCGATATCCTAGTGGCTACTGATGTCGTTGCCCGAGGATTAGATGTTGAACGTATCAGCCATGTCTTAAACTACGACATACCATATGATACTGAGTCCTATGTCCACCGTATCGGTCGAACAGGCCGTGCTGGCCGTGAAGGGGAAGCTATCCTTTTCGTGTCGCCTCGTGAACAGCGCATGTTGCGCATGATCGAACAAGCGACGCGCCAAAAAATTGAACCAATGGATCTTCCATCTGCCGCTGATATCAATACAAAACGTATTGATCGCTTCAAACAACAAATCAGCGATGTTTTGGATAATAAAGATATCTCTCAGTTCTTAGACCTTTTAACTGAGTATCAACATGAACACGATACTGACCCGATGCACATTGCAGCAGCACTTGCCGCATTATTGCAAGGCCAGACGCCATTGCTGATCAATGAGAAAGAGATTCGAAGCCCTAAAGGTTTTGAAGATCGCCCTCCTCGCGAAAAAGGCGAACGTCCAGCACGTAAGCGTCGAGAGGGCCCTGAATCTGATATTGAAATGCAACGCTATTGCCTGTCAGTAGGCCGTGAACACGGTGTTAAACCAGGTAACATAGTGGGGGCGATTGCAAATGAGGCTGATATCGAAAGTCGCTATATTGGTCATATCGACATTCGAGAAAAAGCAACCTTTGTAGATCTTCCTGCAGGACTTCCTAAAGAGGTTGAAGCCCTACTCCAGAAAGCGATGGTCTGTGGCCAACGACTGAGCATCAAGAAAGTCGATGGCGCATCTAAACCGTCTCGAAGTAGTCGCCCATCCAATAAGGGGCCTCGCACTAAGAAGCCGCGCAAAAAGGATTGA
- a CDS encoding TIGR00266 family protein → MRCHEVDYEIFGSEMQLVEIELDPGETVVAEAGAMTYMEEGISFETKMGDGSEPDQGLMGKLFSAGKRMVTGESVFTTHFTNQGRGKQRVSFAAPYPGNIVALNMAQLGERVTCQKDAFLCAALGTKIDIAFNRKLGTGLFGGEGFILQTLEGDGMAFIQAGGTVIRKELNGETLRVDTGCLVGFTDGIDYDIERAGSLKSMVFGGEGLFLATLKGTGTVWLQSLPFSRMADRIIASAPSAGGGSKGEGSVLGGLGRMIDGD, encoded by the coding sequence ATGCGTTGCCATGAAGTCGACTATGAAATTTTTGGATCTGAGATGCAGCTGGTGGAGATCGAGCTTGATCCTGGTGAAACAGTGGTAGCTGAAGCTGGCGCTATGACCTACATGGAAGAAGGCATTTCGTTTGAGACTAAAATGGGCGATGGCTCTGAACCGGATCAAGGGCTCATGGGTAAGCTGTTTTCTGCGGGTAAGCGTATGGTGACAGGGGAGTCTGTATTTACCACCCATTTTACGAATCAAGGACGTGGCAAGCAGCGTGTCTCTTTTGCTGCCCCTTACCCAGGTAATATCGTTGCGCTAAATATGGCTCAACTTGGAGAGCGAGTAACGTGTCAAAAGGATGCTTTTCTATGCGCTGCTTTAGGAACAAAGATTGATATTGCCTTTAACCGAAAATTAGGCACGGGTTTGTTTGGAGGGGAAGGCTTTATTCTCCAAACATTGGAAGGCGACGGTATGGCTTTCATTCAAGCCGGGGGAACGGTGATTCGCAAAGAGCTAAATGGTGAAACGCTTCGTGTTGATACCGGATGTCTTGTTGGTTTTACGGATGGGATTGACTATGACATCGAACGTGCGGGAAGCCTGAAATCGATGGTATTTGGCGGCGAAGGGTTATTTTTAGCGACATTAAAAGGAACTGGCACCGTATGGTTACAGAGCTTACCTTTCTCACGTATGGCAGATAGGATTATTGCCAGTGCTCCTTCTGCCGGAGGCGGCTCTAAAGGAGAAGGCTCGGTATTAGGTGGTTTGGGTCGAATGATAGATGGAGACTAA
- a CDS encoding YdcH family protein: MSIEHHDLVHELPEYREQIHSLKMSDAHFSKLFDEYHDVTKQVEKMEAEIEPASTKTEEELKVKRLHLKDQLYAMLRAAK; this comes from the coding sequence ATGAGCATTGAACATCATGATTTAGTACATGAACTTCCTGAATACCGCGAACAGATTCACTCACTGAAAATGAGTGATGCGCATTTCTCTAAACTGTTCGACGAGTATCATGATGTAACAAAACAAGTAGAAAAAATGGAGGCGGAGATCGAGCCTGCTTCTACAAAAACCGAAGAAGAGCTAAAAGTTAAGCGACTGCATTTGAAAGATCAATTGTATGCTATGTTACGTGCTGCAAAGTAA
- a CDS encoding ABC transporter ATP-binding protein gives MQPTTFSWNYILNIALEHKKELVLANIVAILATVASVPLPLLMPLLVDEVLLNQPGVLINSLQPFFPEHWHGPILYIMAILVITVLLRGIALVLNVWQSRQFTIISKDIIFRMRSLMLNRLGRIAMAEYETIGSGAVSSHFVTDLDTVDRFVGSSVSRLLVASLSIIGTAIILLWMHWQLALFIMFLNPAVIYFTTVIGKRVKELKRRENRAYELFQDALTETLDAIQQIRASNREQHYLSSLMHSAKQVRDDSSAFEWKSEAAGRFSFLIFLVGFDLFRAVSMLMVVFSDLSIGQMMAVFGYLWFMMGPVQEVLGMQYSYYGAKAALKRLNRILALQQEPNYSALENPFKGQERIAIDIEDVHFGYEDGTEVLKGISLSIEAGQKIALVGASGGGKSTLVQVLLGLYTPQSGQIRFNGVPVERIGLSVVRDNVATVLQHPALFNGSIRSNLCMGRAFSDEQLWDALTTAQLAEFIKTLDGELDAVVGRQGVKLSGGQRQRIAVARMVLSEPKVVILDEATSALDTQTERALHGALTTFLANRTTIIVAHRLSAVKQADHVYVFEDGQVAEEGDHQELIKQDGLYSRLYGQH, from the coding sequence ATGCAACCAACCACTTTTAGTTGGAACTACATTCTTAATATTGCGCTTGAGCATAAAAAAGAGCTGGTTTTAGCTAACATTGTCGCCATTTTAGCAACGGTTGCTTCCGTACCGTTGCCTCTGTTAATGCCATTGCTGGTCGATGAGGTTCTGCTCAATCAACCCGGCGTATTGATAAATTCACTGCAGCCTTTCTTTCCAGAGCATTGGCATGGGCCAATACTTTACATCATGGCAATTCTTGTCATCACTGTTTTATTGAGGGGAATTGCATTAGTACTCAATGTTTGGCAATCGCGCCAGTTTACGATTATTTCTAAAGATATTATTTTCAGAATGCGATCATTAATGCTCAATCGTTTAGGGCGGATCGCTATGGCGGAATACGAAACCATTGGCAGTGGGGCGGTAAGCTCTCACTTTGTTACCGATCTGGATACGGTAGATCGTTTTGTTGGGAGCTCCGTTAGCCGATTGCTGGTAGCGTCGCTGTCGATTATAGGTACAGCGATTATCCTTTTATGGATGCATTGGCAGCTGGCTTTATTCATCATGTTTCTCAACCCGGCGGTGATCTACTTTACAACCGTAATTGGTAAGCGAGTCAAAGAGTTAAAACGACGGGAAAATCGTGCTTATGAGTTGTTTCAAGACGCCTTGACTGAAACATTGGATGCTATACAACAGATACGAGCAAGTAATCGAGAGCAGCATTACCTTTCTAGTTTGATGCACTCGGCAAAGCAGGTAAGGGATGATTCCAGTGCCTTCGAGTGGAAGAGTGAAGCTGCAGGGCGCTTTAGTTTTCTGATTTTTCTGGTGGGTTTTGACCTGTTCCGAGCCGTATCTATGTTGATGGTTGTCTTTTCCGATCTTTCTATCGGACAGATGATGGCCGTGTTTGGATATTTATGGTTCATGATGGGGCCTGTGCAAGAAGTACTGGGCATGCAGTATTCCTATTATGGTGCTAAGGCCGCGCTAAAACGACTTAATCGTATACTCGCATTGCAGCAAGAACCCAACTACTCTGCCTTAGAAAACCCCTTTAAGGGCCAGGAACGTATTGCAATTGATATTGAGGATGTGCATTTTGGCTACGAAGATGGCACTGAAGTCTTAAAGGGTATCTCTTTGAGTATTGAGGCGGGGCAGAAAATTGCGCTGGTTGGGGCAAGTGGTGGCGGTAAATCGACACTCGTTCAAGTGTTGCTAGGTCTCTATACGCCACAGTCGGGGCAAATACGTTTTAATGGTGTCCCTGTTGAGCGAATCGGGTTATCGGTTGTACGTGATAATGTAGCTACTGTTTTACAACATCCCGCATTATTTAATGGCAGTATTCGCAGTAATCTTTGTATGGGGCGAGCGTTCAGCGACGAGCAGCTTTGGGATGCTTTAACAACCGCGCAATTAGCTGAATTTATTAAAACGCTGGATGGAGAACTGGATGCAGTTGTGGGGCGCCAAGGTGTTAAGCTTTCCGGAGGTCAGCGCCAGCGTATTGCCGTTGCCAGAATGGTGCTCTCAGAGCCTAAAGTAGTGATTTTAGATGAGGCGACGTCTGCTCTGGATACGCAGACAGAACGCGCATTACACGGGGCGCTGACAACCTTTCTTGCAAATAGAACTACGATTATCGTTGCTCATCGGTTATCGGCAGTAAAGCAGGCCGACCATGTCTATGTGTTTGAAGATGGACAAGTAGCGGAAGAGGGTGATCATCAAGAACTTATCAAGCAAGACGGTTTATATTCTCGATTGTATGGTCAGCATTGA
- a CDS encoding helix-turn-helix domain-containing protein: MVEPLQLGKRVKEIRLSQNLTLEEASKLTGLARSTLSKIENEQISPTFSAVSKLVKGLGIDIPQLFTQPSKTAGAGGRRDITRSGEGKPHPTPTYEHELLANQLTSKKMLPYKTTVRARSFEEFGEWVRHEGEELLYVISGSIIFYSEFYEPVPMEEGDSAYYDCEMGHAVISTSKQDAEILWVTA; the protein is encoded by the coding sequence ATGGTTGAACCGCTTCAGCTAGGTAAACGTGTGAAAGAGATTCGTCTTAGCCAAAACCTTACTCTTGAAGAAGCGAGCAAATTAACCGGCCTTGCCAGATCAACGCTCTCAAAAATTGAGAACGAGCAAATATCCCCCACTTTCAGCGCCGTATCTAAACTAGTAAAAGGTTTAGGAATTGATATTCCGCAACTATTTACCCAGCCTTCCAAAACAGCTGGCGCAGGAGGCAGACGAGATATTACTCGCTCCGGGGAAGGCAAACCCCACCCAACACCTACTTACGAGCACGAGTTACTTGCCAACCAACTCACTAGCAAAAAAATGCTACCCTACAAAACCACCGTTCGAGCACGCTCTTTTGAGGAATTTGGCGAATGGGTAAGACACGAAGGTGAAGAGCTACTGTATGTAATCAGCGGCAGTATTATCTTTTATTCAGAGTTTTACGAACCCGTCCCCATGGAAGAGGGAGATAGTGCCTATTACGATTGCGAAATGGGTCATGCGGTCATCTCAACCAGCAAGCAAGACGCTGAAATTTTATGGGTTACCGCCTGA
- a CDS encoding glycine zipper 2TM domain-containing protein, whose protein sequence is MKTLNTITSAIVMGVLLTGCASPSLTGTTYSRSEARQVQHIKYGTVLSVTPVVIEGRSDGIVGTGAGAIIGGIAGSTIGGGKGSSIASVIGAVAGGMAGQAIEENATRKQGQEVTVRLTNGEELSVVQEVTDQRFFNVGEQVRLLQRGGVIRVTY, encoded by the coding sequence ATGAAGACTTTAAACACAATAACGTCAGCGATCGTCATGGGTGTGTTGTTAACGGGTTGCGCATCCCCCAGTTTGACGGGTACTACCTATAGCCGTAGCGAAGCACGGCAAGTCCAACATATTAAATATGGCACAGTTCTATCGGTTACTCCTGTTGTGATTGAGGGGCGCTCTGATGGCATTGTAGGCACGGGTGCGGGTGCAATTATCGGCGGTATTGCAGGTAGTACAATTGGCGGAGGCAAAGGTAGTAGCATTGCATCGGTTATTGGAGCTGTGGCTGGCGGTATGGCAGGTCAGGCAATTGAAGAAAATGCTACGCGCAAGCAAGGTCAAGAGGTAACGGTTCGGTTAACAAACGGAGAAGAGCTATCGGTTGTGCAAGAAGTCACTGATCAGCGATTTTTTAATGTTGGTGAGCAGGTAAGGCTCTTGCAAAGAGGTGGAGTTATCCGCGTTACTTACTAA
- the ycaO gene encoding 30S ribosomal protein S12 methylthiotransferase accessory factor YcaO gives MTVTIEHSAILEEDAIKVMSLRLRHLGFEVEEGEWLNPLPDIWSVQIRDKSVPWLRARGKGMTQSAALVSAYGEFFERLSCNYFFKDLFLGQTIAHSSFVHYPDERWFPFSSEVIPEGLLDEATLSHYNMDEELTASMLVDTNSGNAARGICALPFIRQKTGETVWFPVNILSNLYASNGMAAGSSEYEAKVNAISEIFERHIKITILSAGISLPKIPYDVLQGYPKVLSVVDRLRSEGFVVYVLDASLGGKFPLVNVTLLNPEDGGCIASFGAHPKFAVAFERAVTELLQSRKLSQLSGFAEPSLDLQRVADQHNLEKHVADSSGVVSWELLSSDADYPFVEWNVEGGPREEFEHLCYLIHKVDMDIYIADYQHLGVPCCRVVVPGMSEVYPVEKLIKDNNNAGAPFRVEVFELSSLNYSALAELSRQLDLLGLKDELEVAKLVGVQVSRGEVLYGFRVVELKLLLSLALNERKKALEICKRILCMQDLSAEKSKLYRCLCNVLAFKCVVNIADTAYEYVLDDLYGADVLEKARAMCGGKDVFAGFKSINMNLDGLKGHKSVLEKYMSLQELKGTK, from the coding sequence ATGACAGTTACGATTGAGCATTCGGCAATCTTGGAAGAAGATGCTATTAAAGTAATGTCGCTTAGGCTTCGACACCTGGGGTTTGAAGTAGAAGAAGGTGAGTGGCTTAATCCTCTACCTGATATATGGTCCGTGCAGATTAGAGATAAGAGTGTTCCTTGGTTAAGAGCCAGAGGGAAGGGGATGACTCAGTCGGCAGCCTTAGTCAGTGCTTATGGTGAGTTTTTTGAGCGGTTGAGCTGCAACTATTTTTTTAAAGACCTTTTTCTTGGTCAGACGATAGCGCATTCTAGTTTTGTTCATTATCCAGATGAGCGTTGGTTTCCTTTTAGCTCTGAGGTTATTCCTGAGGGTTTGCTCGATGAGGCTACTCTCAGTCACTATAATATGGATGAAGAGCTTACGGCCTCTATGTTGGTTGATACCAATTCTGGAAATGCTGCGAGGGGGATTTGTGCTTTACCTTTTATTAGGCAGAAAACAGGTGAGACGGTCTGGTTTCCTGTCAATATTCTCAGCAATTTATATGCAAGCAATGGTATGGCTGCAGGAAGCAGCGAGTACGAGGCGAAGGTTAATGCAATTTCGGAAATCTTCGAGCGCCATATAAAGATCACTATTCTGTCGGCAGGTATTAGTTTACCGAAGATTCCTTATGATGTTCTTCAGGGCTATCCTAAAGTTTTGTCTGTTGTCGACAGACTGAGGTCTGAGGGGTTTGTAGTCTATGTATTGGATGCTTCACTTGGCGGAAAATTTCCTCTTGTTAATGTAACTTTGCTTAACCCTGAAGACGGTGGATGTATCGCGTCATTTGGTGCGCATCCAAAGTTTGCAGTTGCATTCGAACGAGCGGTAACAGAGTTATTGCAAAGTAGAAAGTTAAGTCAGTTGTCTGGATTTGCGGAGCCTTCTTTGGATCTTCAGAGAGTGGCGGATCAACATAATCTCGAGAAACATGTGGCTGATTCAAGTGGTGTTGTTTCTTGGGAGCTACTATCGTCTGATGCTGATTACCCTTTTGTTGAATGGAACGTAGAGGGTGGTCCGCGTGAGGAGTTTGAGCATCTGTGTTATCTAATTCATAAAGTGGATATGGATATCTATATCGCTGATTACCAGCACCTAGGGGTGCCATGTTGTCGTGTGGTTGTTCCGGGTATGTCAGAAGTCTATCCAGTAGAGAAGCTAATAAAGGATAACAATAATGCAGGTGCTCCGTTTCGGGTGGAGGTTTTTGAGCTTTCCAGCTTGAATTATTCGGCGCTCGCCGAGCTATCGAGACAGTTAGATCTTTTAGGGCTTAAGGATGAGTTAGAGGTTGCTAAACTTGTTGGTGTTCAGGTGTCGCGCGGAGAGGTGCTTTATGGTTTCAGAGTTGTTGAATTGAAGCTGTTATTGTCTTTAGCGCTGAATGAGCGGAAGAAAGCGTTGGAGATTTGTAAAAGAATTCTCTGTATGCAAGATCTTTCGGCGGAGAAGTCTAAGCTATATCGCTGCTTGTGTAATGTCTTAGCGTTTAAGTGTGTTGTTAATATTGCAGATACTGCTTATGAGTATGTTTTGGATGATCTCTATGGCGCGGACGTTCTAGAAAAGGCTCGGGCTATGTGCGGGGGTAAAGATGTCTTCGCAGGGTTTAAATCTATCAATATGAACTTAGATGGGCTTAAAGGTCACAAGTCGGTCTTAGAGAAGTATATGAGTCTCCAGGAGCTTAAAGGCACTAAGTAG